The proteins below come from a single Molothrus ater isolate BHLD 08-10-18 breed brown headed cowbird chromosome 3, BPBGC_Mater_1.1, whole genome shotgun sequence genomic window:
- the BICRAL gene encoding BRD4-interacting chromatin-remodeling complex-associated protein-like has translation MDDDDDESCLLDLIGDPQALNYFLHGPSSKSSNEDLTNAEYSVANSNSIFANSNNTDPKSSVKGVSGQLGEGPSDGLQLSSSLQFLEDELVSSPLPDLTEDQPFDILQKSLQEANITEQTLAEEAYLDASVGSSQQFAQAQLHPSSSASFTQASNVSNYSGQTLQPIGVTQVVQQPVGASFASNTVGVQHGFMQHVGISVPGQHLSNSSQISSSGQIQLIGSFSNQPSMMTINNLDGSQIILKGNGQQTPANMSSGLLVHRQTPNGNSLFSNSNSSPVAQPVTVPFNSTNFQTSLPVHNIIIQRGLAPNSNKVPINIQPKPIQMGQQTAYNVNNLGIQQHHVQQGIPFASANSPQSSVVGPHMSVNIVNQQQNTRKSVTPQTVSNAGGSIVIHSPMGQPHAPQNQFLIPTSLSVNSNSVHHVQAINGQLLQTQPSQLVPGQVSAEHVMLNRNSTNMLRANQSYSGQMLNNQNTAVQLVSGQTFTAPGNQVIVNHGTSQIVGGQVPLQQASPTVLHLSPSQANVSQGRSSFTTMSPGQSTASNMSASGRFAAASSSGSVHPSLGASVQSVASGGNFTGDQLGQNRAQVAVSASHRLPASSSKSVSTFSHTAVGVTQQQFAFGQKKAVNQTSPVSASKTQDNLRQPQLTNLLSNTLSGQDSGGKIIQQSLGTAQPQEKVIGSSSVQQSIQVDGHLVGQKRPAAKQLTKGAFILQQLQKDQVHAVTPDKSRFRSLNDAVQRLLSYHVCQGSLPTEEDLRKVDSEFESVATQLLKRTQAMLNKYRCLLIEDAMRINPSAEMVMIDRMFNQEERASLTREKRLALVDPDGYQADFCCSAKQFEKAAEEAQSSKSDHQSSKTLPSRSQTTKTQARDRPKSSSVESTNHSKLPIVPNNILTPQEGKASTKKSESLTKALKFEKANCSSESQYVALSEERMIGKDLAKSTENSSSSEDLSKIVSRGSHGTHNKISRNAVQSFSKVMCNNSLQDKTLRSSPKNEVLHPDNRKSSGEPQEDLLLSKSLETTFKNILELKKAGRQPQNEAASSGSVELEFPNFSPIASQENCLEKFIPDHSESVVETDSILEAAVNSILEC, from the exons gGACCCACAAGCGCTGAATTATTTTCTACATGGACCTAGTAGTAAATCT AGCAATGAAGACTTGACTAATGCAGAATATTCTGTAGCCAACTCAAATTCAATTTTCGCCAACTCCAAT AACACTGATCCTAAGTCGTCTGTAAAAGGTGTAAGTGGTCAGCTTGGAGAGGGGCCTAGTGATGGACTGCAGCTGTCCAGTAGCCTTCAGTTTCTTGAAGATGAACTTGTGTCTTCTCCTTTACCTGATCTTACTGAGGATCAGCCTTTTGATATTCTTCAGAAGTCCTTGCAGGAGGCCAATATTACTGAACAGACTTTGGCGGAAGAGGCATATTTGGATGCCAGTGTAGGTTCTAGCCAACAGTTTGCACAAGCTCAGCTTCATCCTTCTTCATCAGCATCCTTTACTCAGGCTTCTAATGTTTCTAATTACTCAGGTCAGACGTTGCAACCTATAGGAGTTACTCAAGTGGTACAGCAACCTGTTGGAGCATCTTTTGCAAGCAATACAGTTGGTGTGCAACATGGCTTTATGCAACACGTCGGAATTAGTGTTCCTGGCCAGCATTTGTCTAATAGCAGCCAGATTAGTAGTTCTGGGCAGATACAGCTGATTGGTTCATTTAGTAATCAACCTTCCATGATGACCATCAATAACCTCGATGGATCTCAGATAATACTGAAAGGCAATGGTCAGCAAACACCTGCGAACATGAGCAGTGGCCTCTTGGTTCATAGACAAACTCCAAATGGGAACTCGCTGTTCAGTAACTCAAATTCAAGTCCCGTAGCACAACCTGTAACTGTTCCATTTAACAGCACAAATTTTCAGACTTCATTGCCTGTCCATAATATCATCATTCAAAGGGGTTTGGCACCAAACTCTAACAAAGTTCCTATTAATATCCAACCAAAGCCTATTCAGATGGGTCAGCAGACTGCTTACAATGTGAATAACTTGGGAATACAGCAACATCATGTACAGCAAGGGATTCCATTTGCTTCTGCAAACTCACCTCAAAGTTCAGTAGTTGGTCCTCATATGTCTGTTAATATTGTTAATCAGCaacaaaatacaagaaaatcAGTTACACCTCAGACAGTTAGCAATGCTGGAGGTAGTATTGTTATCCATTCTCCTATGGGACAGCCTCACGCACCTCAAAACCAGTTTCTCATACCTACAAGTTTGTCTGTTAATTCTAATTCAGTTCACCATGTCCAGGCCATAAATGGACAACTTCTTCAGACTCAGCCTTCCCAGCTGGTTCCTGGCCAAGTGTCTGCTGAGCACGTAATGCTCAACAGGAACTCCACAAACATGCTAAGAGCCAACCAATCGTATTCAGGACAGATGCTGAATAATCAGAACACAGCTGTTCAGCTTGTTTCAGGCCAGACATTCACAGCTCCTGGAAACCAAGTTATAGTAAATCATGGAACTTCACAAATTGTTGGTGGACAGGTGCCACTGCAGCAGGCGTCACCAACGGTGTTGCATTTGTCACCCAGCCAAGCTAACGTTTCCCAAGGCAGATCTAGTTTTACCACCATGTCACCTGGGCAGTCCACAGCCTCAAATATGTCAGCTTCTGGTCGATTTGCTGCTGCAAGTTCTTCTGGTTCAGTGCACCCCAGCCTGGGAGCATCCGTTCAGTCTGTCGCATCGGGAGGGAACTTCACAGGAGATCAGCTGGGCCAGAACAGAGCTCAAGTTGCCGTCAGTGCATCGCATCGTCTTCCAGCATCCTCCTCCAAGTCTGTCAGCACCTTTAGTCACACGGCTGTGGGAGTAACACAGCAACAGTTTGCCTTTGGTCAG AAAAAGGCTGTGAACCAGACATCACCAGTTTCTGCATCGAAGACACAGGACAATTTGAGACAGCCTCAGCTAACAAATCTTCTGAGCAACACACTATCAG gACAGGACTCTGGAGGAAAAATCATACAACAATCTCTAGGAACAGCACAGCCACAAGAAAAAGTGATAGGATCATCATCAGTTCAGCAGAGTATACAG GTCGATGGTCATTTAGTTGGACAGAAAAGGCCTGCTGCTAAACAGTTAACTAAAGGAGCTTT tATTCTGCAGCAGTTACAGAAGGATCAGGTACATGCTGTGACACCAGATAAAAGTCGGTTCAGATCATTAAATGATGCAGTTCAGAGGCTCCTTTCATACCATGTGTGCCAGGGATCACTTCCAACAGAAGAAGATTTAAgaaaag TGGACAGTGAATTTGAATCTGTAGCTACACAACTTCTGAAGAGGACACAGGCTATGCTGAACAAATACAGATGTTTGCTTATAGAAGATGCAATG cGGATAAATCCCTCTGCAGAAATGGTTATGATTGATAGGATGTTTAACCAGGAGGAAAGAGCATCTCTGACCCGGGAAAAGCGTCTTGCACTTGTGGATCCTG ATGGTTATCAGGCCGATTTTTGTTGTTCTGCCAAACAATTtgagaaagcagctgaagaagCACAGTCCAGCAAAAGTGACCATCAGTCTAGCAAAACATTACCTTCTCGAAGTCAGACTACCAAAACCCAAGCCAGAGACCGACCAAAATCCAGCTCAGTAGAGTCCACAAATCACAGTAAACTTCCTATAGTGCCTAACAACATTCTGACACCACAAGAAGGAAAAGCTTCTACTAAAAAATCCGAGAGCCTCACTAAAGCTTTAAAGTTTGAAAAAGCTAATTGTTCTTCTGAGAGCCAATACGTGGCCCTTTCTGAAGAAAGGATGATTGGGAAAGATCTTGCCAAGTCCACTGAGAATTCTTCGAGTTCTGAAGACTTGTCAAAAATAGTGTCAAGAGGCAGTCATGGAACACACAATAAAATATCAAGGAATGCAGTTCAGTCTTTCTCAAAGGTAATGTGTAATAATTCACTTCAAGACAAAACTCTGAGGAGCTCTCCAAAGAATGAGGTTTTGCATCCTGATAACAGGAAAAGCTCTGGTGAACCCCAGGAAGACTTACTGCTCAGTAAGAGTTTAGAAACtacatttaaaaacatcttgGAACTTAAAAAAGCTGGGAGGCAGCCACAAAATGAGGCGGCAAGCAGTGGCTCGGTTGAATTAGAGTTCCCTAATTTTTCACCTATTGCTTCACAAGAGAACTGCCTGGAAAAATTTATTCCAGACCACAGTGAAAGTGTTGTAGAAACTGACTCTATTTTAGAAGCAGCTGTAAATAGTATCTTAGAGTGTTAA